A single genomic interval of Lewinellaceae bacterium harbors:
- a CDS encoding transposase, with protein sequence MPQLKIMLASLDPLAMPIANCSVAGHRADDQQYIPAIKRARKSLAPEGLLYVGGTKLGNNADFAYLDKTKNHYLCPLSQRQSSIEQIQEAIHLACQDKGQLRPVYRGKELVAQVVEKAKAFASKALKRRKVSKFPQVRYELFYGPKRKREVVRCRLQEKKAELKQAIERLGWRVYATNCPASQLSAEQVVHVCRREYRIEQNFYQLLNKVTKLMPIFLSKQNRIENMIRLLTLALKFSTAIRYQARRALASKNQYLTGLIPC encoded by the coding sequence TTGCCTCAGCTGAAGATAATGTTAGCCAGCCTGGACCCTTTAGCCATGCCGATAGCCAATTGCAGCGTTGCCGGGCACCGGGCTGACGACCAGCAGTATATCCCGGCAATCAAGCGCGCCCGCAAAAGCCTGGCGCCAGAGGGCCTGCTGTATGTAGGAGGCACCAAGCTGGGCAACAATGCTGATTTTGCCTATTTGGACAAGACTAAAAACCACTACCTATGCCCGTTAAGCCAACGGCAATCTAGCATTGAGCAGATACAAGAGGCTATCCATTTAGCTTGCCAGGATAAGGGACAGCTTCGGCCAGTGTATCGAGGCAAGGAGCTCGTTGCCCAGGTAGTTGAAAAAGCCAAAGCTTTTGCCAGCAAGGCGCTCAAGCGCCGCAAGGTTAGCAAATTCCCGCAAGTGCGGTATGAGCTCTTTTACGGCCCCAAACGAAAGCGGGAAGTAGTCAGGTGCCGCCTGCAAGAAAAGAAAGCTGAACTTAAACAGGCTATTGAGCGCTTAGGCTGGCGGGTATATGCCACCAATTGCCCTGCTTCACAGCTCAGTGCCGAGCAGGTAGTGCATGTCTGTCGGCGCGAATACCGCATCGAACAGAATTTTTACCAACTGCTCAACAAAGTCACCAAGTTAATGCCTATCTTCCTAAGCAAACAAAACCGTATTGAAAACATGATTAGGCTGCTAACCTTGGCATTGAAGTTTTCCACCGCTATTCGGTATCAAGCTAGGCGAGCTTTGGCTTCCAAAAACCAGTACCTCACTGGTTTGATACCTTGTTAA
- a CDS encoding DUF4277 domain-containing protein, whose protein sequence is MQIESYPVGDLPILGEILGRSKVAQLIDEKFDTHPNRQGPSVGKAIQIWLMYILSEMDHRLSGVEPWVEQSLETLRWVCQEPELEAGHFSDDYLGAILEQMSQEQTWLSYEAEQNRQLIQVFDLNQKVVRADSTDVVSYRPIEGLFQKTHAP, encoded by the coding sequence ATGCAAATTGAATCATACCCAGTTGGGGACTTACCTATATTGGGGGAAATCCTAGGCCGTAGCAAGGTAGCCCAACTTATAGACGAGAAATTTGATACCCACCCGAACCGCCAAGGCCCAAGCGTAGGCAAGGCAATTCAAATCTGGTTGATGTACATCCTCTCAGAAATGGACCACCGCCTAAGCGGTGTCGAGCCGTGGGTAGAGCAAAGCTTAGAAACCCTGCGTTGGGTTTGCCAGGAACCAGAACTGGAGGCCGGCCACTTTTCAGACGACTACCTGGGAGCTATCCTGGAACAAATGAGCCAGGAGCAAACTTGGCTATCCTACGAAGCCGAACAAAACCGGCAGTTGATCCAGGTTTTTGACTTAAACCAAAAGGTTGTCCGCGCAGATTCTACCGACGTGGTTAGCTACCGCCCTATTGAAGGGCTTTTCCAGAAAACACACGCCCCTTAG
- a CDS encoding SRPBCC domain-containing protein gives MERVQFSMEYLFRASPSILYKFFTTPACLVRWFCDEVDIQGSVFTFFWSGSDEMAEVIDDVEDERIRFRWLEADNDEEYLEFSISKSPVTGETILVVTDFCDEDEVDDQKRLWDSQIQDLKKETGG, from the coding sequence ATGGAACGAGTACAGTTTTCAATGGAATACCTTTTTCGGGCTTCGCCGAGTATTCTTTATAAGTTTTTCACAACCCCGGCCTGCCTCGTTCGCTGGTTTTGCGATGAGGTGGACATTCAGGGCAGCGTCTTCACTTTCTTCTGGAGCGGTTCGGACGAAATGGCTGAAGTCATCGATGACGTCGAAGACGAACGCATCCGCTTCCGCTGGCTGGAAGCTGACAACGATGAGGAATACCTGGAGTTCAGCATCTCCAAATCTCCCGTCACCGGAGAAACCATTCTAGTCGTCACAGATTTTTGCGATGAAGATGAGGTCGACGACCAGAAAAGGCTCTGGGACAGCCAGATTCAGGATCTCAAAAAGGAAACCGGCGGGTAA
- a CDS encoding sigma-70 family RNA polymerase sigma factor codes for MRQLKITKSITNRESQSLEKYLQEIGKVDLLTPEEEVELAKRIKQGDQAALEKLTKANLRFVVSVAKQYQNQGLSLSDLINEGNLGLIKAAQRFDETRGFKFISYAVWWIRQSILQALAEQSRIVRLPLNKVGSLNKINKAFSELEQEYEREPSADELAETLEIPTEEVETTLGVAARHVSMDAPFVEGEDNSLLDVLENSSTPGTDSALDYQESLRKEIERSLSTLTERQCDVIKLYFGIGVEHPMSLEDIGEKFGLTRERVRQIKDKAINKLRSANRSKLLKNYLGA; via the coding sequence ATGAGACAGCTTAAGATCACTAAATCTATTACCAACCGAGAAAGTCAATCCCTGGAGAAATACCTCCAGGAAATAGGAAAAGTTGACCTACTCACCCCGGAAGAAGAAGTGGAGCTGGCCAAGAGGATAAAACAAGGTGATCAGGCTGCTCTGGAAAAACTGACCAAAGCAAACCTGAGATTCGTCGTTTCCGTAGCGAAACAATACCAGAATCAAGGCTTATCCCTCAGCGACCTGATCAACGAAGGCAACCTGGGCCTGATCAAAGCCGCCCAGCGTTTTGACGAAACCCGAGGATTTAAATTCATCTCCTACGCCGTGTGGTGGATTCGCCAGTCCATCCTCCAGGCATTGGCCGAACAGTCGCGCATCGTCCGCCTTCCCCTGAATAAGGTCGGTTCGCTCAACAAGATCAACAAAGCTTTTTCAGAGCTGGAACAGGAATACGAGCGGGAGCCTTCCGCCGACGAACTGGCGGAGACCCTCGAAATTCCCACCGAAGAGGTGGAGACGACCCTCGGCGTGGCCGCCCGCCACGTATCCATGGATGCGCCCTTTGTGGAAGGAGAAGACAATTCCCTGCTCGACGTGCTGGAAAACAGCAGCACGCCCGGCACAGATTCCGCCCTGGATTACCAGGAATCGCTGCGCAAAGAGATCGAGCGCTCTCTCAGCACCCTGACCGAACGGCAGTGCGACGTCATTAAACTGTATTTCGGCATTGGAGTGGAACACCCCATGTCTCTCGAAGATATTGGCGAGAAATTTGGCCTGACCCGCGAGCGGGTTCGCCAGATCAAAGACAAAGCCATCAACAAACTGCGCTCCGCCAACCGGAGCAAGCTGCTCAAAAATTATCTCGGTGCGTAA
- a CDS encoding PD-(D/E)XK nuclease family protein, with product MKVFFGMALDDTAFPLPEGTTGGIHCLGPQGLLYFLESHLGLLGHPSDDEYLRIEQYRQAIRAQLQSCSGLFYEASFQADQFATATNLLERRDELLLAGWDFQMEENLPERLRCLAELEHTLRENQGGLSLSAGYAGRFAAVLDTLPRRQLPLDALFLNEPIGLLPLHFQRLFALLGKQGADIRQLPDPEPRGNTDLARFQRALNATGPGKGGEALKGDGSLLLLRGKRESSLAAYMAQLLRLNPGFRPACLISGQDSSFGHALVQEGLPGLGQLSASLARPTLQVLKLVTVFLWEPIDPYKIMEFVSLSVKPLEKELANRIAAQMAQTPGIDSDGWRAAIARYFDEMRERAAHNPGIDLKKIDFQYTFWFRRQRYDMAGSVPKEEVIKIFAYLAQWAFECFEEEGSKNNSLLVLSEQAKRIRELLEALPEEQLSNLELERIVRTIYEPAPVQLRGRECGFLPYVRQPNAFIGEAPQLLWWGFTQNEPVHFFSRWYQPEMAWLEKKGISLQGPALENARLIWQRKRPILQCRERLALVLPEMANGQDAHPHPLFGDLQAAFKSLDAITLNIDGEGQPCQAFTASFRLPNSIQLERRHLGQPKPFLRIRSADKLGRREEETFSSLNDLFYYPYQWVFKHQIHLRKSSILSIVKENTLMGNLAHRYFEKLLREDIRHWDKQQLENFIDRETAGLLRREGAVMLLYGKEPERVSFVQRVKYAAWSLIRHIRENGWEVLETEKPLEGHFMGTAISGRADLVLRRGDEKAVIDLKWRGARYREQSIRNGEDLQLVLYSRLLGEGHGWAHTAYFIMEKGLLLARNNAAFQDINAIAPDEGLAETNQQILSRMEATYRWRMEQIRQGEVEIRCEQTQLSIEDAYSGQPLMHILEMKNEDAPFDDYRTLINLIE from the coding sequence ATGAAAGTTTTTTTCGGAATGGCGCTGGACGACACCGCCTTCCCCCTGCCGGAAGGCACCACAGGAGGAATCCATTGCCTCGGCCCGCAGGGCCTGCTCTATTTCCTGGAATCCCACCTGGGCCTTCTGGGCCATCCTTCCGACGACGAATACCTGCGCATCGAGCAGTACCGGCAGGCCATACGGGCACAGTTGCAGTCTTGCTCCGGGCTGTTTTACGAAGCTTCCTTCCAGGCCGACCAGTTTGCCACCGCCACCAACCTGCTGGAACGCCGGGACGAACTGCTGCTCGCCGGCTGGGATTTTCAGATGGAGGAAAACCTGCCGGAACGCCTTCGCTGCCTGGCAGAACTGGAACATACGCTTCGCGAAAACCAGGGAGGGCTTAGCCTTTCGGCCGGCTATGCCGGGCGCTTTGCCGCTGTGCTGGATACCCTGCCCCGCCGCCAACTGCCCCTCGATGCCCTTTTCCTCAATGAACCCATCGGCCTGCTCCCCCTTCACTTTCAGCGCCTGTTTGCGTTGCTGGGCAAACAAGGGGCAGACATCCGGCAACTGCCCGACCCCGAACCCCGGGGAAACACAGACCTGGCCCGCTTTCAGCGCGCCCTGAACGCCACGGGCCCGGGAAAAGGCGGTGAAGCGCTTAAAGGCGACGGCTCCCTGCTGTTGCTCCGGGGGAAACGCGAATCGAGCCTGGCCGCATACATGGCCCAACTGCTCCGGCTCAACCCCGGCTTTCGCCCTGCTTGCCTCATTTCCGGGCAGGACAGCTCCTTTGGCCATGCCCTCGTGCAGGAAGGGTTGCCCGGCCTGGGCCAGCTCTCCGCTTCCCTGGCCCGCCCTACCCTGCAGGTCCTCAAGCTGGTGACCGTCTTCCTCTGGGAACCGATCGACCCCTACAAAATCATGGAGTTCGTCTCCCTCTCCGTCAAACCCCTGGAGAAAGAGCTGGCCAACCGCATCGCCGCCCAAATGGCCCAAACGCCCGGCATCGACAGCGATGGCTGGCGAGCTGCCATCGCCCGCTATTTTGATGAAATGCGGGAGCGGGCCGCCCATAATCCCGGCATCGACCTGAAAAAGATCGACTTCCAATACACGTTCTGGTTCCGCCGCCAACGCTACGACATGGCGGGTTCTGTTCCCAAAGAAGAGGTGATAAAAATATTTGCCTACCTGGCGCAGTGGGCCTTCGAATGTTTTGAAGAAGAGGGCAGCAAGAACAATTCCCTGCTGGTGCTCAGCGAACAGGCCAAAAGGATACGGGAACTGCTCGAAGCTTTGCCGGAGGAACAATTGTCGAACCTGGAACTGGAGCGCATTGTCCGAACGATCTACGAGCCGGCCCCCGTCCAACTGCGCGGCAGGGAATGCGGCTTCCTGCCCTACGTCCGGCAGCCCAATGCGTTTATCGGGGAGGCGCCTCAATTGTTGTGGTGGGGCTTCACCCAAAACGAACCCGTCCACTTTTTTTCCCGCTGGTACCAGCCCGAGATGGCCTGGCTGGAAAAGAAAGGCATCAGCTTGCAGGGGCCGGCCCTGGAAAACGCCCGGCTCATCTGGCAGCGCAAGCGGCCCATACTCCAATGCCGGGAAAGGCTGGCGCTCGTGCTGCCCGAAATGGCCAACGGGCAGGACGCTCACCCCCATCCGTTGTTCGGCGACCTGCAGGCCGCCTTCAAAAGCTTGGACGCCATAACCCTGAACATCGACGGCGAGGGCCAACCCTGCCAGGCCTTCACTGCTTCTTTCCGGCTTCCAAACTCTATTCAGCTCGAACGCCGGCATCTCGGCCAGCCAAAGCCATTCCTCCGCATCCGTTCGGCCGACAAGCTGGGGCGCCGCGAAGAGGAAACCTTCAGCAGCCTGAACGACTTGTTTTACTACCCCTACCAGTGGGTTTTCAAACACCAAATCCACCTGCGCAAATCCTCCATCCTCAGCATCGTCAAGGAAAATACGCTGATGGGCAACCTGGCGCACCGCTATTTCGAAAAACTGCTGCGCGAAGACATCCGGCACTGGGATAAACAACAACTGGAAAACTTTATCGACCGCGAAACGGCGGGCTTGCTGCGAAGGGAAGGCGCCGTAATGCTGCTCTACGGCAAGGAACCCGAGCGCGTCAGCTTCGTTCAACGGGTAAAATACGCCGCCTGGAGCCTGATCAGGCACATCCGGGAAAATGGCTGGGAGGTGCTCGAAACGGAAAAACCACTGGAAGGCCATTTCATGGGCACCGCCATCAGCGGCCGGGCCGACCTGGTGCTGCGCCGCGGCGATGAAAAGGCCGTCATCGACCTCAAATGGAGGGGCGCGCGCTACCGCGAACAAAGCATCCGCAACGGGGAAGACCTCCAATTGGTGCTCTATTCCCGCCTCCTGGGCGAAGGCCACGGCTGGGCCCACACGGCCTACTTCATCATGGAAAAAGGGCTGCTCCTGGCCCGCAACAACGCCGCCTTCCAGGACATCAATGCCATAGCGCCCGATGAGGGCCTGGCCGAAACCAACCAACAAATACTCAGCCGCATGGAAGCCACTTACCGCTGGCGCATGGAGCAAATCCGCCAGGGAGAAGTAGAGATACGCTGCGAGCAGACCCAGCTAAGCATTGAAGATGCCTACAGCGGCCAACCCCTTATGCACATCCTGGAGATGAAAAATGAAGACGCTCCTTTTGACGACTACCGCACCCTGATCAACCTTATTGAATAG